TTGACTGCTGGTGACAAGACTATTGTTGTTGAGTATTCTGGTGACGATAACTATGCTCCAACTCAAGTCATTTCAAACTTAACTGTCGATAAGACAAAAACAACTCCTGATTTGATTGTTGTGGATAAAGGAAACGGAACTGTCGTTGTCGTTGTAGGCGATAATGCAACAGGTAACGTAACGGTCACAGTTGACGGTGAAAACTACACTGCTGAAGTAATTGACGGCGTTGCAGTTGTAAACCTGGACAATTTAACTCCGGGAACCCATGATATACAAATCGCATACTCAGGCGATGACAACCATGCTCCAAGCACTGCAGCTTCATCAGTAAATGTTCCTAAGGCGGAAAGCCCAATAAGCGTATCTGTTGAAGACATTTACGTTGGAGATACCGCAGTCATTGAAGTTAAAGTTGCAGATAACGCAACGGGTAATGTCACGATTGAAATTGACGGTGTAAAATACTCATCTGAAATCAAAGGCGGTAAAGCAGTATTTGAAGTTCCTGATTTGGCTAAAGGAACCAAGACAATAGCTGTTGATTATGTTGGTGATGATAGCTACCTTGCAAATCACACGACTGGAACGATTACCGTATCCAAACGTCCTTCATTCGTAAACGCAACAATCACTGACATTGATGTCGGTGAAAACGTAACGATTACTGTAACTGTCCCTGAAGATGCAACCGGACAGGTATTGATTGACATTGACGGTGTCGGATATTATGTTAACGTAACCAACGGTGTTGGAGTCGCACAGATACCTCGCATGCCTAACGGAGTTTATGACGTAAACCTTACCTACACTGGTGATGACAAGTATGAATCAAGCTCAACCAAAGGCCTGTTCAATGTTTCAAAGGTTGAATCATTCGTAATTCCTGTGGCTCAAAACATTACTGTGGGCGATTTGGAAGTAATTACTTTAACTGTTCCTCAAGACGCAACGGGCATTGTAACCGTTGTAATTGATGGAGTTGAATATCACTTTGATTTGGATGAAGGAAAACTTCTTTCACCTGATGAAAGCGGAGATATCTATTCAGTTGCAATAAGTGGCGGAAATGGAATACTTGTAATATCTGGACTTCCTAAAGGCGAATATGTTGTAAGCGCAATGTATAACGGTGATGCAAAATACCTGCCGTGCACAAATACGACAATCTTTACCGTATCCGATAAGGATCCTTCAATTAAAATCATAGACCAAAACAACGGAACCGTTGTGGTTGTATTGCCTGAAGACGCAACTGGAAACGTAACAGTTACTGTTGACGGCAAGACTTTCCAGGCAGAAGTGATTAACGGTACGGCTGTTATTAATGTGGATGGTTTGGATCCTGGTGAGCATGAAATGACCATAACTTACTCCGGTGATGACCACTATGGCGAAAAGACACAGACAGGAACTGTTAATGTTCCTAAAGTCCCTGCTCCAATAAGCGTCAGCGTGGATGACATCGGCGTGGGCCAGGCTGCTGTTGTAACCGTAACTCTTCCTGATGACGCAACGGGAAATGTCACGATTGAAATAAATGCCAAAAAATACACAGCAGAAATCGTTGATGGAAAGGCAGTATTCAACGTTGACGGTTTGGCAGTCGGAAACAAGACTGTTGCCGTAACCTATCCTGGAGATGATAAATACCTTTCTAATTTCACGACAGGCCAGTTTGAAGTGTCCAAAGTCCCTGCAAATGTAACCGCAACTTCCCATGACATCATGGTTGGAGATGAGGAAACCATTAAGGCCACATTTCCACAAGACGCTACAGGCCGTGCACTATTGAGATTGGGTGGTGAGGAATACTATGCAGATATAGTTAACGGTGAAGCCATATTTAAAGTTCCTAATTTGGCCAGCGGAGAATATGAAGCCCTTTTAGGCTATCCTGGTGATGAAAACTACGAGCCAAGCAATACGACAACTAAATTCACTGTATCCAAATACAGCGAACCCGTATCTGCAAGCGGAGACAGCATTGAAATAGGTGAAAACGGAACTGTTGTTGTAAAGCTTCCGATTGACGCAACCGGAACCGTTACCATAACGGTTGACGGCAAAACCTATACTCAGGAAGTCGTTGACGGCCAGGCGGTATTTTCAATTCCTGGTTTGCAAAGCGGAGTTCATCCGGTAACTGTCTATTACTCAGGTGACGCCAAATACGAAGCCAACGTAACCACTACAGCAATCGTTGTAGCGGATAATGGCAATAATACTCCTGGAAACGGAAGCGATGTTCCTGAAAAGGCCAGTGAAGGCATAAGTCTCTCAAAATATCAAACGGGCAATCCTATATTTGTCCTCTTATTAATCCTATTGATTGGCGGAGCTGCCAGATTCAGAAAATCTGAAGAATAGCTCCCAACTTTTTTTCTATTTTTTGTAAAGCATTTATTAAACTGTTTTTATATAGATTGTATTATGAA
The sequence above is a segment of the Methanobrevibacter millerae genome. Coding sequences within it:
- a CDS encoding Ig-like domain-containing protein translates to LTAGDKTIVVEYSGDDNYAPTQVISNLTVDKTKTTPDLIVVDKGNGTVVVVVGDNATGNVTVTVDGENYTAEVIDGVAVVNLDNLTPGTHDIQIAYSGDDNHAPSTAASSVNVPKAESPISVSVEDIYVGDTAVIEVKVADNATGNVTIEIDGVKYSSEIKGGKAVFEVPDLAKGTKTIAVDYVGDDSYLANHTTGTITVSKRPSFVNATITDIDVGENVTITVTVPEDATGQVLIDIDGVGYYVNVTNGVGVAQIPRMPNGVYDVNLTYTGDDKYESSSTKGLFNVSKVESFVIPVAQNITVGDLEVITLTVPQDATGIVTVVIDGVEYHFDLDEGKLLSPDESGDIYSVAISGGNGILVISGLPKGEYVVSAMYNGDAKYLPCTNTTIFTVSDKDPSIKIIDQNNGTVVVVLPEDATGNVTVTVDGKTFQAEVINGTAVINVDGLDPGEHEMTITYSGDDHYGEKTQTGTVNVPKVPAPISVSVDDIGVGQAAVVTVTLPDDATGNVTIEINAKKYTAEIVDGKAVFNVDGLAVGNKTVAVTYPGDDKYLSNFTTGQFEVSKVPANVTATSHDIMVGDEETIKATFPQDATGRALLRLGGEEYYADIVNGEAIFKVPNLASGEYEALLGYPGDENYEPSNTTTKFTVSKYSEPVSASGDSIEIGENGTVVVKLPIDATGTVTITVDGKTYTQEVVDGQAVFSIPGLQSGVHPVTVYYSGDAKYEANVTTTAIVVADNGNNTPGNGSDVPEKASEGISLSKYQTGNPIFVLLLILLIGGAARFRKSEE